One part of the Pristis pectinata isolate sPriPec2 chromosome 17, sPriPec2.1.pri, whole genome shotgun sequence genome encodes these proteins:
- the gal3st1a gene encoding galactosylceramide sulfotransferase has protein sequence MLKQVKPWKSMCKGLVLGTLLTTCMILLYSFAAPPHQFSLQEAPVPYSCSYKPTHARNVPQINNSHSNPELSKTCIPKEDIMFMKTHKTASSTILNILFRFGQKHRLKFAFPNGRNDFYYPSYFDRSQVKDYRPGICFNIICNHMRFNSEEIHKLLAEDTVYFTILRNPAFLFESSFHYFGRVIPFTWKISGEDKLAEFLREPNRYYDPNGFNSHYLKNLLFFDFGYDNNLDFDDPRVEKHIKAIDERFELVMLLEYFDESLILLKDVMCWDMDDILYFKLNVRKDSTVSRMSGELYEKATRWNQIDSMLYRYFNATFWRKVRQYGFERMERDVEELRKRNDHMQSICIDGGRPVDANAIQEASLQPWQPLGERSIMGYNLKKNISRKHRKLCRKMLTPELQYLTELGVNLWITKLWSYIRDLLKW, from the exons ATGTTGAAGCAAGTGAAGCCATGGAAGTCGATGTGCAAGGGGCTCGTACTGGGGACGCTGCTCACTACCTGCATGATCCTACTGTATTCTTTTGCGGCGCCGCCTCACCAATTCAGCCTCCAGGA AGCTCCTGTTCCTTATTCTTGCTCTTATAAACCTACGCATGCCAGGAACGTACCCCAGATAAATAACTCCCATTCCAACCCAGAACTGAGCAAAACCTGTATTCCCAAGGAAGATATCATGTTCATGAAGACACATAAAACCGCCAGTAGCACTATCCTCAATATCCTCTTCCGTTTTGGTCAGAAGCACCGGCTGAAATTTGCCTTTCCCAATGGCAGGAATGATTTCTACTACCCATCCTACTTTGACAGGAGCCAGGTGAAGGATTACAGGCCGGGCATTTGCTTCAATATCATCTGTAATCACATGAGGTTTAACAGTGAAGAAATCCACAAGCTGCTCGCCGAAGACACTGTTTATTTCACCATCCTCAGGAACCCTGCTTTTTTATTTGAATCATCATTTCATTATTTTGGTCGTGTGATCCCTTTCACCTGGAAAATAAGTGGGGAGGACAAACTGGCCGAATTCCTCAGGGAACCCAACCGATACTATGATCCAAATGGCTTTAACTCCCATTACTTGAAGAATTTGTTATTTTTTGACTTTGGTTATGACAATAACTTGGATTTTGATGACCCCAGAGTAGAAAAGCATATTAAAGCTATTGATGAAAGATTCGAGCTGGTAATGCTTCTTGAATACTTTGATgaatccctcattcttctgaaggaTGTAATGTGTTGGGATATGGATGATATTCTGTATTTTAAGTTAAACGTAAGGAAAGATTCCACTGTATCAAGAATGAGCGGAGAATTATATGAAAAGGCAACAAGGTGGAACCAAATTGACTCCATGTTATACAGATACTTCAATGCTACGTTCTGGAGAAAGGTCAGACAGTATGGCTTTGAACGCATGGAGCGTGATGTGGAAGAACTGCGCAAGCGCAATGACCACATGCAATCCATTTGCATCGATGGTGGCCGGCCAGTGGATGCAAATGCCATTCAGGAGGCATCCTTGCAGCCATGGCAACCTCTAGGGGAGCGCTCCATCATGGGCTACAACCTCAAAAAGAACATTAGCAGAAAACACAGAAAACTTTGCAGGAAAATGCTCACCCCTGAGCTGCAATATTTGACTGAATTAGGAGTTAATCTGTGGATAACAAAGTTATGGTCCTACATAAGGGATCTGTTAAAATGGTAG